One window from the genome of Salvia splendens isolate huo1 chromosome 9, SspV2, whole genome shotgun sequence encodes:
- the LOC121747775 gene encoding uncharacterized protein LOC121747775, with translation MGSTTCTVAERRRAAWRTRLRSASRTAAACAAVGVTTLYGPEFLRARHIKFAAFSYLTAVTIISDATAGEALRGCWHAFCATAQVVPLAVLWRWLLGPAAQMPPLAAGAAVAAGAFAVALPECTHLTAKKIAFGQIVLVSCAAVLGDGSTGGYMHPVYLGASTALGALAALFALLLPYPSRASSKVEELCRLYAENASQRMNLYLRALTATDKQTKIELISQSKPLSETGSKLFQSIKISEDGLWWERPWRKPTKLGERLQNMELEMRGIEYSLISSATATPFQGAEQQQISEFTQAISTRIEERIEQLRCYSPFNSKVETELMPNSSSLPDPKLPSRNLGWLSFYLSCIHMFLNEAACCNSEPPTKTETGLKRWIPSHERLMFATKCSLTLSLAVLLGLLFDKENGCWAGLTIAISFVEGRQAIFTVANSRLQGTALGSVYGVICCFLFHYEVLRLLALLPWIIVTTSLRHSRMFGQTGGVSAAIGALVILGRKNYGVPTEFAIARLTEVFIGITAFIVVELFLQPTTAATLARNHAYLTVSALQDCVKGTRMQKNQTSDEFRDMKERERHLNQLVSQLKGLVADAETEPGFWFLPFRASCYKKLVRSLTNAVDMLCFITHNLELLSKLAETESGSKFQEQINNEVHLFEETLSSTCIHLEQGIITKPQVVLEDMEAGKLCSREKPGVPLTEQTEASLAREDEEEDGKNLREMVIQYLNATRFCISSLMKEMEDIKFCLTDIGSLVD, from the exons ATGGGAAGCACCACCTGCACAGTGGCGGAGCGCCGCCGCGCCGCGTGGCGCACGCGGCTGCGCTCCGCGTCACGCACCGCTGCGGCCTGCGCCGCGGTGGGCGTGACCACGCTCTACGGCCCAGAGTTCCTCCGGGCCCGCCACATAAAGTTCGCAGCGTTCTCCTACCTGACCGCCGTAACGATCATCTCTGACGCCACGGCCGGGGAGGCGCTGCGCGGATGCTGGCACGCGTTCTGCGCCACGGCGCAGGTCGTGCCGCTGGCCGTGCTGTGGCGCTGGCTCCTGGGCCCAGCGGCCCAGATGCCACCCCTAGCCGCAGGCGCGGCCGTGGCCGCGGGTGCCTTCGCGGTGGCGCTGCCGGAATGCACGCACCTGACCGCGAAGAAGATCGCGTTCGGGCAGATCGTGCTGGTCAGCTGCGCGGCGGTGCTCGGCGATGGGTCGACGGGCGGTTACATGCACCCGGTGTACCTCGGCGCGAGCACGGCGCTGGGAGCATTGGCGGCGCTGTTCGCTTTGCTCCTGCCGTACCCGAGCCGAGCCTCTAGTAAG GTGGAAGAGCTCTGCCGATTGTATGCCGAGAATGCTTCACAGAGAATGAACCTATACCTACGCGCTCTAACCGCGACGGACAAGCAAACCAAGATCGAACTCATCTCACAATCCAAGCCCTTGTCCGAAACCGGATCCAAGCTTTTCCAAAGCATCAAAATCTCCGAG GATGGATTATGGTGGGAAAGGCCATGGAGAAAACCAACCAAGCTAGGAGAGAGACTTCAAAACATGGAGCTTGAGATGAGAGGAATAGAATACTCCTTGATTTCTTCTGCTACAGCCACTCCATTTCAAGGAGCAGAGCAGCAACAAATCTCCGAATTCACGCAAGCTATATCCACACGCATCGAGGAGAGAATCGAGCAGCTTCGTTGCTACTCTCCTTTCAACTCCAAAGTCGAAACAGAACTCATGCCAAACTCATCATCCTTGCCCGATCCAAAGCTCCCATCCCGGAACCTCGGATGGCTCTCGTTCTACCTCTCGTGCATACACATGTTCCTCAACGAGGCTGCGTGCTGCAACTCTGAGCCTCCAACGAAGACAGAAACAGGACTCAAACGCTGGATTCCCAGCCACGAGAGGCTGATGTTCGCGACAAAATGCTCGCTCACCCTCAGCCTGGCAGTGCTGCTGGGGCTGCTATTCGACAAGGAGAACGGATGCTGGGCGGGCCTCACAATCGCCATCAGCTTCGTTGAAGGAAGGCAGGCGATATTCACGGTGGCTAACTCAAGACTGCAGGGGACGGCTCTGGGATCGGTCTATGGAGTGATATGCTGTTTTCTCTTCCACTACGAAGTGCTGAGGCTTCTGGCGCTTCTTCCGTGGATCATCGTCACGACCTCTCTGCGACACAGCAGAATGTTCGGGCAAACAGGCGGAGTGTCTGCAGCCATAGGAGCGTTGGTGATACTCGGGAGGAAGAACTACGGTGTTCCCACTGAATTTGCCATTGCTCGGCTCACAGAGGTTTTTATAGGCATAACGGCCTTCATTGTCGTGGAGCTCTTCCTGCAGCCGACCACAGCAGCCACGCTAGCCAGGAATCACGCGTATTTAACAGTTTCCGCCCTGCAAGACTGCGTAAAAGGAACAAGAATGCAGAAAAACCAAACAAGCGATGAGTTTCGTGATATGAAAGAGAGGGAAAGGCATCTGAATCAACTAGTCTCTCAGCTGAAAGGGTTAGTAGCAGATGCAGAGACGGAGCCCGGGTTCTGGTTCCTCCCCTTCCGGGCTTCTTGCTACAAGAAGCTCGTTCGATCCTTGACCAACGCCGTGGATATGCTGTGCTTCATCACCCACAATCTTGAGCTGCTCTCCAAGCTAGCTGAGACTGAATCAGGAAGCAAATTTCAGGAACAGATAAACAACGAGGTGCATCTATTTGAGGAGACCTTAAGCTCTACGTGTATACATCTCGAGCAAGGGATCATCACTAAGCCTCAAGTAGTCTTAGAGGATATGGAGGCCGGGAAGCTATGCAGTCGAGAAAAACCAGGTGTTCCGTTGACAGAACAGACAGAGGCCTCCCTTGCTCGAGAGgacgaagaagaagatggtaaaAATCTAAGAGAAATGGTGATTCAGTATCTGAATGCAACAAGATTTTGCATCTCTTCATTGATGAAAGAGATGGAAGATATCAAGTTTTGCTTGACAGATATAGGATCATTGGTAGATTAA
- the LOC121746769 gene encoding histone H4 — MSGRGKGGKGLGKGGAKRHRKVLRDNIQGITKPAIRRLARRGGVKRISGLIYEETRGVLKIFLENVIRDAVTYTEHARRKTVTAMDVVYALKRQGRTLYGFGG; from the coding sequence ATGTCTGGCCGCGGCAAAGGTGGCAAAGGATTGGGCAAGGGAGGCGCTAAACGACACCGTAAGGTGCTCCGCGACAACATCCAGGGGATCACGAAGCCGGCGATCCGCCGCCTGGCTCGCAGGGGCGGCGTCAAGCGCATCAGCGGCCTGATCTACGAGGAGACTCGCGGCGTGTTGAAGATTTTCCTCGAGAACGTCATCCGTGACGCGGTGACCTACACCGAGCATGCTCGCCGGAAAACTGTGACGGCGATGGATGTCGTCTACGCTCTCAAGAGGCAGGGACGCACTCTCTACGGATTCGGTGGTTAG